From the genome of Fusarium oxysporum f. sp. lycopersici 4287 chromosome 3, whole genome shotgun sequence, one region includes:
- a CDS encoding hypothetical protein (At least one base has a quality score < 10) — MWHPDLVLGIFSISAPFIPPFTAFLTPDDPVLEFGPRPLTVQNDSGKVH, encoded by the coding sequence ATGTGGCACCCTGACTTGGTGCTGGGAATCTTCAGCATATCTGCTCCATTTATTCCTCCGTTCACTGCGTTCCTCACGCCCGATGATCCCGTTCTCGAGTTCGGCCCTAGGCCACTTACTGTTCAGAATGATTCAGGGAAGGTCCACTGA